In a single window of the Streptomyces sp. NBC_00353 genome:
- a CDS encoding carboxylesterase/lipase family protein has protein sequence MDRRKTKDGSVQGHRPVPDVVAFLGIPYAAAPFGGNRFREPRPVRAWEGVRECKDFGPIAPQSARLPGSPVWSPGDEDILTLNIWAPSSDGGSLPVLVWIHGGAYTFGSSAQPDFDGTALARAGVIVVTFNYRLGFEGFGHLPPGTEPPYPENRGLLDQIAALRWVRDNIAAFGGDPANVTLAGQSSGAASAACLMVMEQARGLFRRVIAHSVAGPCYSIELAAETTRKVAEGAGIPFTADALVSAAPHALVAASDRVVDDYRQDSLSGHRHYDPVIYGPVAGDGILPNDPLSATAAGSAGEVDLLVCHTTQEYWLLDAVGSSAKVTTDDQLALFAKDFHLPDTLVPGYRALMPLAPTLDIYLAIFGDMQFSEYSARLAERHAQSGGRTFMSRFARQRNGPEGAVFAWHCADIPFAFGNLTAKSVEFLISGPPRAEDHQLSRRMLNAWVGFATNGDPGWQPINDSTSSVRTWGTSDSPSQPQAAAIRELWHQADFPLLRP, from the coding sequence GTGGATAGGCGCAAGACAAAAGACGGTTCGGTACAAGGCCATCGGCCGGTTCCGGATGTCGTCGCCTTTCTCGGTATTCCTTACGCTGCTGCACCGTTCGGGGGCAACCGGTTCAGGGAACCGCGTCCGGTCCGCGCATGGGAGGGGGTCCGTGAATGCAAGGATTTCGGCCCCATTGCCCCGCAGTCGGCAAGACTGCCCGGGTCACCTGTCTGGTCGCCCGGCGACGAGGACATCCTCACGCTCAACATCTGGGCTCCGTCATCCGACGGTGGTTCCTTGCCAGTCCTGGTATGGATCCACGGCGGTGCGTACACCTTCGGGTCCTCCGCGCAGCCCGATTTCGACGGCACCGCACTGGCCCGTGCCGGTGTGATCGTGGTGACCTTCAACTACCGACTCGGTTTTGAAGGCTTCGGTCACCTTCCGCCCGGCACCGAGCCGCCTTACCCGGAAAATCGGGGCCTGCTCGACCAGATCGCCGCGCTGCGGTGGGTGCGTGACAACATCGCCGCTTTCGGCGGCGATCCGGCAAACGTCACGCTGGCCGGGCAGTCTTCCGGGGCCGCATCAGCCGCCTGCCTGATGGTGATGGAACAGGCCCGCGGTCTGTTCCGGCGTGTCATAGCCCATAGCGTTGCTGGCCCTTGCTATTCGATCGAACTCGCTGCTGAGACCACCCGGAAGGTTGCTGAGGGCGCCGGCATCCCCTTCACGGCCGATGCCTTGGTGTCCGCCGCTCCGCACGCGCTGGTCGCTGCCTCCGATCGGGTCGTCGATGACTACCGGCAGGACTCCTTGTCCGGGCACCGCCACTACGACCCCGTGATATACGGTCCTGTCGCCGGAGACGGCATCCTGCCCAACGATCCGCTGTCCGCGACAGCCGCCGGATCCGCCGGCGAGGTGGACCTGCTGGTCTGCCACACGACGCAGGAGTACTGGCTGCTCGATGCCGTCGGCAGCAGCGCGAAGGTCACCACCGACGACCAACTCGCGCTTTTCGCGAAGGACTTCCACCTCCCCGACACCCTGGTGCCGGGCTACCGCGCGCTTATGCCCCTCGCCCCCACCCTCGACATCTACCTCGCGATCTTTGGTGACATGCAGTTCAGCGAGTACAGCGCTCGGCTCGCTGAGCGGCACGCTCAATCCGGCGGCCGAACCTTCATGTCCCGCTTCGCCCGTCAGCGCAACGGTCCAGAAGGAGCGGTGTTCGCCTGGCACTGCGCGGACATCCCCTTCGCGTTCGGCAACCTCACTGCCAAGAGCGTCGAGTTCCTCATCAGCGGTCCGCCAAGAGCTGAAGACCATCAGCTGTCCCGGCGCATGCTGAACGCATGGGTCGGCTTCGCTACTAATGGTGACCCCGGCTGGCAGCCGATCAACGACTCCACCAGCAGCGTCCGGACCTGGGGCACGTCAGACAGCCCCTCCCAGCCGCAGGCCGCTGCAATCCGCGAGCTGTGGCACCAAGCCGACTTCCCGCTCCTGCGGCCATGA
- a CDS encoding FAD-dependent oxidoreductase, with protein MARVAVIGGGICGLGTALMLGRRGHMVTLFEQDARETGEDLNRDFFHWDRPRVPQAIQPHSLLAPVRTVLRTETPDVYADLLARGAWEYHEFDWFGEHPPHRAGDEDLVTLRTRRIVLEAALTAAVRRERSVEVRRGCRVRALTIGEGRPARVTGVQVGTEMHQADLVVDASGRRSPVPAWLIAAGCRPPVVDSHRTGIAYLCRWYRLRTDGPRAPGRVKTGSAAPFALAGVFPSDNDTFAVSLVLSTGDPTRGALTDPAVFEAVARRFPATAAWLDLAPEPQSAVLAMAGLDNRWTALADDDGPVVTGLVNAGDSLIHTNPTFGHGAALGLRTAQHLATHVDQIAADLIGYHTWTAKALRPWFDAQVTADRADEQRLADGSPPADRRAAALTACAFDDPVVMRARAQVRHLLRPADDAYGTDEVDRHVTAWLAAHPDFSPKHDGPTRDQWDALIPS; from the coding sequence GTGGCGCGGGTTGCGGTGATCGGTGGGGGTATCTGCGGGCTGGGGACGGCGCTCATGCTTGGCCGGCGGGGCCACATGGTCACGTTGTTCGAGCAGGACGCACGGGAGACCGGAGAGGACCTGAACCGGGACTTCTTCCACTGGGACAGGCCCCGAGTCCCGCAGGCCATCCAGCCCCACTCTCTCCTCGCGCCTGTGCGCACTGTATTGCGCACCGAGACCCCTGATGTCTACGCGGACCTGCTGGCACGTGGAGCCTGGGAGTACCACGAGTTCGACTGGTTCGGTGAGCATCCGCCGCATCGGGCCGGCGATGAGGACTTGGTGACCCTGCGTACCCGCCGCATCGTGCTGGAGGCCGCCTTGACCGCGGCCGTGCGGCGGGAACGCTCCGTTGAGGTGCGGCGAGGCTGCCGGGTGCGCGCCCTCACCATCGGGGAGGGCCGTCCTGCCCGGGTCACCGGCGTGCAGGTGGGCACGGAGATGCACCAGGCGGACCTCGTCGTCGATGCGTCCGGTCGTCGCTCGCCGGTTCCCGCCTGGCTGATCGCGGCCGGCTGCCGCCCGCCCGTGGTCGACAGCCACCGCACCGGGATCGCTTATCTGTGCCGCTGGTACCGCCTGCGTACCGACGGCCCGCGTGCCCCCGGGCGAGTGAAGACCGGCTCGGCCGCACCGTTCGCGCTCGCCGGCGTCTTCCCTTCCGACAACGACACCTTCGCGGTGAGCCTGGTGCTCTCCACGGGTGATCCGACCCGCGGCGCGCTCACCGACCCTGCCGTGTTCGAGGCCGTCGCTCGCCGCTTCCCCGCAACCGCCGCCTGGCTCGACCTGGCCCCCGAACCGCAGTCAGCCGTCCTGGCGATGGCCGGCCTGGACAACCGCTGGACCGCCCTCGCCGACGATGACGGACCTGTCGTCACCGGCCTGGTCAACGCCGGGGACAGCCTCATCCACACCAATCCCACCTTTGGTCATGGCGCGGCCCTCGGCCTGCGTACCGCCCAGCACCTCGCCACTCATGTCGACCAGATCGCCGCGGACCTCATCGGCTACCACACCTGGACAGCAAAGGCCCTCCGCCCCTGGTTCGATGCGCAGGTGACGGCCGACCGCGCCGACGAGCAACGCCTCGCCGATGGCTCACCACCCGCAGATCGGCGGGCTGCCGCCCTGACCGCTTGCGCCTTTGACGATCCCGTCGTCATGAGAGCCCGAGCCCAGGTACGCCATCTCCTGCGACCAGCCGACGACGCCTACGGCACCGACGAAGTGGACCGACACGTCACCGCCTGGCTGGCTGCCCACCCAGACTTCTCGCCAAAGCACGACGGACCGACCCGAGATCAGTGGGACGCACTCATCCCGAGCTGA
- a CDS encoding alpha/beta fold hydrolase — protein sequence MTALAISGGRHRILRAHVTVAGCALALCVYAAAPTTADGATSGAKPTVVLVHGAFADGSSWDGVISRLERSGYTVIAPANPLRGLYNDSTYIASVLDSIKGPVVLVGHSYGGAVISSAAADNPRVKSLVYVSALMPDVGESGMSLAARFPSELSTATRSVPYRESGRSGTDLYLKRDKVHQVFAADLPKSEANLLGVTQRPVATTAFSEKAKVAAWKHIPSWALVGRQDKTINPDQERFQAKRAGAHTVEINSSHVSLIAHPEAVADLILQAAAASSPARSSLATTGSVYDARAEAGIAGASLVVGTGAILLGRRLRRRLP from the coding sequence ATGACCGCATTGGCGATCTCCGGCGGACGGCATCGAATACTGCGTGCACACGTCACCGTGGCTGGATGTGCCCTGGCCCTGTGCGTGTACGCAGCAGCCCCAACCACCGCGGACGGCGCCACTTCCGGTGCGAAACCCACCGTGGTCCTGGTGCATGGGGCGTTCGCGGATGGATCCAGCTGGGACGGGGTCATCTCACGGCTCGAGCGCAGCGGATACACCGTCATCGCGCCCGCCAACCCGCTGCGCGGCCTGTACAACGACTCCACCTACATCGCGTCCGTACTGGACAGCATCAAGGGCCCGGTCGTGCTGGTGGGCCACTCCTACGGCGGCGCTGTGATCAGCTCGGCCGCGGCCGACAACCCCCGGGTGAAGTCGCTGGTGTACGTGTCGGCTCTGATGCCCGACGTGGGCGAGAGCGGCATGTCCCTGGCCGCACGGTTCCCCAGCGAACTGAGCACCGCCACCAGGTCTGTCCCGTATCGAGAAAGCGGCCGCAGCGGGACCGACCTGTATCTCAAGCGCGACAAGGTCCACCAGGTCTTCGCCGCCGACCTGCCGAAGAGCGAGGCCAATCTGCTGGGGGTCACCCAGCGGCCCGTCGCTACGACCGCGTTCTCCGAGAAGGCCAAGGTCGCGGCCTGGAAGCACATCCCGTCCTGGGCACTCGTCGGCCGGCAGGACAAGACCATCAACCCGGATCAGGAACGCTTCCAGGCGAAGCGCGCCGGTGCGCACACGGTGGAGATCAACTCCTCCCATGTGTCCTTGATCGCCCACCCCGAGGCGGTCGCCGACCTGATCCTGCAGGCAGCCGCGGCTTCCTCCCCCGCCCGATCGTCCCTGGCGACCACCGGGTCCGTGTATGACGCGCGCGCCGAGGCCGGCATCGCCGGGGCGTCCCTGGTCGTCGGCACAGGTGCCATCCTCCTCGGCCGACGACTGCGACGCCGGCTCCCCTGA
- a CDS encoding MOSC and FAD-binding oxidoreductase domain-containing protein, whose product MATLIAVNVGMPRDVPWKGRVTHTGVWKQPVTGPRMVRKLNIDGDGQGDLAGHGGPYRAVLVYQVDSYRHWQKYLHRNDFTHGQFGENFTVDGLPDDEVCIGDQYRIGDALFEVTQPRVTCYRVGLRMDEAQMPALLVAHGRPGFYFKVLAEGSVQAGDEIVKVSTGPEAMTVAEIDAVLYKPGRARSQVERALRIPALSPGWKSSMQSLLDDYDSKGWSTGNTGGNTGLTSAATSPPPAWPGFRPLVVTRIAPESRSIFSVSLAATDGSPLPAALPGQFVTVRMRPDPQGAPVIRSYSLSGRPGDAQYRISVKQEPHGVGSSYLHQHVAVDDVLDVAAPRGTFTLARDEAAIVLVSAGVGATPVLAMLHALADTLDARPVWWVHGARDGAEHPFAHEASTLLSRLPSGRRHVSYSRPRDDDSLGDDYTSTGRLTAQLLEGLEFPSDANAYICGPVGFMDDMTKALVDCGLDPARIHTETFGSVTAITPGVVPTDVPSPHPPAHPPGPGTGPSVSFARSGLTVPWDPGYGTLLELAEACDVPVQWSCRTGVCHTCETAVVSGRVDYSPDPIDLPAEGNALICCSQPPADLILDL is encoded by the coding sequence ATGGCCACGCTCATCGCGGTGAATGTCGGGATGCCCCGGGATGTTCCCTGGAAGGGCCGAGTGACGCATACGGGTGTGTGGAAGCAGCCGGTCACGGGCCCGCGGATGGTCAGGAAACTGAACATCGACGGAGACGGCCAGGGCGACCTTGCCGGTCACGGCGGGCCGTACCGGGCAGTGCTGGTGTACCAGGTGGACTCCTATAGGCACTGGCAGAAGTACCTGCACCGCAACGATTTCACTCATGGCCAGTTCGGTGAGAACTTCACCGTGGACGGCCTGCCCGACGACGAAGTGTGCATCGGCGACCAGTACCGCATCGGCGATGCGCTGTTCGAAGTAACGCAGCCCCGGGTGACTTGCTACCGCGTAGGCCTTCGCATGGACGAAGCGCAGATGCCCGCCCTGCTGGTCGCCCATGGACGCCCCGGCTTCTACTTCAAGGTGCTGGCCGAGGGTTCCGTCCAGGCCGGAGACGAGATCGTCAAAGTCTCCACGGGGCCGGAAGCCATGACCGTCGCGGAGATCGACGCGGTCCTCTACAAACCCGGGCGCGCGCGTTCCCAGGTGGAGCGGGCCCTCCGCATTCCCGCGCTCAGCCCCGGCTGGAAGTCATCCATGCAGTCGCTTCTGGACGACTATGACTCGAAGGGCTGGTCAACAGGCAACACGGGAGGCAATACGGGCCTGACGTCCGCCGCGACCAGCCCGCCGCCGGCCTGGCCGGGCTTCCGTCCCCTGGTGGTCACGCGCATCGCCCCGGAGAGCAGGAGCATCTTCTCCGTCTCCCTCGCTGCCACCGACGGCAGTCCACTTCCCGCAGCGCTGCCCGGCCAGTTCGTCACAGTCCGGATGCGCCCCGATCCACAGGGCGCGCCGGTTATTCGCAGCTATTCCCTGTCCGGTCGCCCCGGAGACGCGCAATACCGGATCAGCGTCAAACAGGAACCCCATGGTGTGGGCAGCAGTTACTTGCATCAACACGTCGCGGTCGACGACGTCCTGGATGTGGCTGCCCCGCGAGGCACATTCACCCTTGCCAGAGACGAGGCAGCCATCGTGCTGGTCTCCGCCGGCGTCGGGGCCACTCCGGTGCTCGCGATGCTCCATGCGCTGGCCGACACCCTTGATGCTCGCCCGGTGTGGTGGGTCCACGGAGCTCGGGACGGCGCGGAGCATCCTTTCGCCCACGAAGCAAGCACCCTGCTGTCGCGCCTTCCGTCCGGCCGACGGCATGTCTCCTACAGTCGCCCGCGCGACGACGACAGTCTCGGCGACGACTACACCTCCACCGGCCGGCTCACCGCTCAGTTGCTCGAGGGCCTTGAATTCCCGTCGGACGCAAACGCCTACATCTGCGGTCCGGTGGGGTTCATGGACGACATGACAAAAGCACTCGTGGACTGCGGCCTGGACCCTGCACGGATCCACACAGAGACCTTCGGATCCGTTACCGCGATTACGCCCGGAGTGGTCCCGACCGATGTGCCGTCCCCCCATCCGCCCGCTCATCCACCCGGACCAGGCACCGGCCCCTCCGTCTCTTTCGCCCGCAGCGGTCTGACCGTTCCCTGGGACCCCGGCTACGGCACACTCCTGGAACTCGCCGAGGCATGCGACGTCCCAGTGCAGTGGTCGTGCCGCACCGGTGTCTGTCACACCTGCGAGACCGCAGTCGTGTCCGGCCGTGTCGACTACTCTCCCGACCCCATCGACCTACCGGCCGAGGGCAACGCGCTCATCTGCTGCTCACAGCCACCCGCGGATCTCATCCTCGATCTGTGA
- a CDS encoding cysteine hydrolase family protein has translation MAELLDFLKGWPPPTPGLATHSCLMDDCPPPAGTTYQGSLGMNDPGYTSESTALLVVDPYNDFLSEGGKLWPRTKAVAEQVGLLDHMRQVLAAARASRLRIMFVPHRRTSPGDYDTWAYLSPSQEATHKGQVFAAGTWGGEFHPDFQPREGELRVHEHWSASGFANTDLDFLLKQHHVSRIVLIGMRANTCIETTARFAQELGYHVTLIKDAIAAFRPEEMQATFELNAPTYAHAILTAEEFISGLPHGATSP, from the coding sequence ATGGCCGAGCTGCTGGACTTCCTCAAGGGCTGGCCACCACCCACCCCAGGCCTGGCGACGCATTCGTGCCTTATGGACGACTGTCCGCCACCGGCCGGAACGACATACCAGGGGAGTCTTGGCATGAACGACCCCGGCTACACCAGCGAGAGCACCGCACTGCTTGTGGTTGACCCGTACAACGACTTCTTGTCCGAGGGCGGGAAGCTGTGGCCGCGAACAAAGGCGGTTGCCGAGCAAGTCGGTCTCCTCGACCACATGCGCCAAGTCTTGGCAGCCGCCCGTGCCTCCCGACTGCGCATCATGTTCGTGCCACACCGGCGGACTTCCCCGGGCGACTACGACACGTGGGCGTACCTGTCCCCCTCCCAGGAGGCAACGCACAAGGGGCAGGTCTTTGCCGCGGGTACGTGGGGCGGGGAGTTCCACCCGGACTTCCAGCCGCGCGAGGGAGAACTTCGCGTGCACGAACACTGGTCCGCCAGCGGCTTCGCCAACACTGACCTGGACTTCCTGCTGAAACAGCATCATGTCTCAAGGATCGTGCTGATCGGCATGCGGGCGAACACCTGCATCGAAACCACCGCGCGTTTCGCCCAGGAGCTCGGCTATCACGTCACGCTGATCAAGGACGCCATCGCCGCCTTCCGCCCTGAGGAGATGCAAGCGACGTTCGAACTCAACGCTCCCACCTATGCCCACGCCATCCTCACAGCGGAGGAATTCATTTCAGGGCTGCCCCATGGTGCAACCAGTCCCTGA
- a CDS encoding RNA-guided endonuclease InsQ/TnpB family protein, whose product MKTELVKRAFKYRFHPTNEQAAELSRTFGCVRKVYNLALEARTVAWFQRQERVNYNATSAMLTQWKKTEELAFLCEVSSVPLQQTLRHLQGAFSNFFEGRAKYPRFKSKKRNRRCAEYTRSAFTYRDGALTLAKMKSPLAIVWSRPLPEGTEPSMVTVSQDSAGRWFVSMLCEDASVRPFPALDTAVGIDAGITTLVALSTGEKITNPRHERRDRTRLAKAQRVLAKKETGSRNRDKARIKVAKVHARIADRRRDFLHQLTTRLVRENQTIVIEDLTVRNMVKNRSLARAISDAAWTDMRSMLEYKCAWYGRNLVAIDRWFPSTKLCSACGTVQDKLPLNVREWTCGCGAAHDRDVNAACNILAAGLAVTACGAGVRPQRESSRTGQPAVKQEPLTAK is encoded by the coding sequence GTGAAGACCGAGCTGGTGAAGCGGGCGTTCAAGTACCGCTTCCACCCGACGAACGAGCAGGCAGCGGAGCTGTCGCGCACGTTCGGGTGTGTGCGCAAGGTCTACAACCTGGCGTTGGAAGCCCGCACGGTGGCGTGGTTCCAGCGTCAGGAACGGGTGAACTACAACGCTACGTCGGCGATGCTGACGCAGTGGAAGAAGACTGAGGAGCTGGCCTTTCTCTGTGAGGTGTCGTCGGTGCCGCTGCAGCAGACGCTGCGGCATCTGCAAGGGGCGTTCTCGAACTTCTTCGAGGGCCGGGCGAAGTACCCCCGGTTCAAGTCGAAGAAGAGGAACCGCCGCTGTGCGGAGTACACCAGGTCGGCGTTCACCTATCGAGACGGTGCGCTGACGCTCGCGAAGATGAAGAGTCCACTGGCGATCGTGTGGTCCCGGCCTCTCCCCGAGGGTACGGAGCCGTCCATGGTGACCGTGTCCCAGGACAGTGCGGGCCGCTGGTTCGTGTCCATGCTGTGCGAGGATGCATCCGTCAGACCCTTTCCGGCCCTGGACACCGCTGTGGGTATCGACGCGGGGATCACTACTCTGGTGGCGCTGTCCACTGGCGAGAAGATCACCAACCCCCGGCACGAGCGCCGGGACCGCACGCGTCTGGCCAAGGCCCAGCGGGTCCTGGCGAAGAAGGAGACGGGCTCCCGCAACCGGGACAAGGCCCGCATCAAGGTCGCCAAGGTGCACGCCCGGATCGCTGACCGGCGCCGGGACTTCCTGCATCAGCTCACCACTCGGCTCGTTCGTGAGAACCAAACGATCGTGATCGAGGACCTGACCGTCCGCAACATGGTCAAGAACAGGAGTCTGGCCCGCGCCATCTCGGACGCGGCCTGGACGGACATGCGGTCCATGCTGGAGTACAAGTGCGCGTGGTACGGCAGAAACCTGGTCGCCATCGACCGCTGGTTCCCCTCCACCAAACTGTGCTCCGCATGCGGCACTGTCCAGGACAAGCTGCCGTTGAACGTCCGCGAGTGGACGTGCGGCTGCGGTGCGGCGCATGACCGCGACGTGAACGCGGCATGCAACATTTTGGCCGCCGGACTGGCGGTTACAGCCTGTGGAGCGGGTGTAAGACCTCAACGGGAGTCCTCCCGGACGGGGCAACCTGCTGTGAAGCAGGAACCCCTCACTGCGAAGTGA
- a CDS encoding nucleotidyltransferase domain-containing protein encodes MNDQAAPVAQALRLITNRYPHALGAILGGSAAQGRATPNSDLDVAVLLPDSDTSRREVIRQDGRLAELFLHTLADVPTAFERDRTRRRGTVLFIYDQGVSLMDPHGHVSRTQAQARAVLAAGPPALTPTEWERGRYLLTCFMDDLIDIRPADRYEQLSLADFTLREAAHLLTAYHQAWTGIGKWLPRRLLSADPALGKALLDGHRTVAEHSNPAPLTVAAEQVLNLLGGPLREGYTQHGWA; translated from the coding sequence ATGAATGATCAAGCTGCCCCGGTAGCCCAAGCTCTCCGCCTGATCACGAACCGCTACCCGCACGCCCTGGGGGCCATCCTCGGAGGCTCAGCCGCCCAAGGCCGCGCAACTCCGAACAGCGATCTGGATGTGGCTGTCCTCCTTCCGGACTCGGATACCAGCCGCCGCGAAGTGATACGCCAAGACGGCCGCTTGGCCGAGCTGTTCCTGCACACCCTCGCGGACGTCCCGACGGCCTTCGAGCGGGACAGGACCCGCCGCCGAGGCACAGTCCTCTTCATCTATGACCAGGGCGTGTCCCTGATGGACCCGCACGGCCACGTGTCCCGTACCCAAGCACAGGCCCGAGCGGTACTCGCGGCCGGCCCTCCGGCCCTCACCCCCACCGAGTGGGAGCGAGGCCGCTATCTCCTCACCTGCTTCATGGACGATCTGATCGACATCCGGCCGGCCGACCGGTACGAGCAGCTCTCTCTTGCCGATTTCACTCTCCGTGAGGCGGCGCACCTCCTCACCGCGTACCACCAGGCCTGGACCGGCATTGGCAAGTGGCTGCCCCGCAGACTGCTCAGCGCAGACCCGGCACTGGGCAAGGCCCTACTGGATGGCCATCGGACCGTGGCCGAACACAGCAACCCAGCGCCGTTGACGGTTGCTGCCGAGCAGGTGCTCAACCTGCTCGGCGGCCCGCTGCGCGAGGGGTACACCCAGCACGGGTGGGCTTGA
- a CDS encoding MarR family transcriptional regulator: MTTSASTTTAPVADARVLGLAHYAARGVLEHVLARHGTTFQQQVALRAAVTADAPQTPDDLVTQVRGSLKADPADIRATLDELLAKQMLVADGAHLRPTDAGRELIAAVGAETAPISARIWGGIPAEDLAAAGRVLSLVTERANAELAALTA, from the coding sequence ATGACCACCAGCGCATCCACCACCACCGCACCCGTTGCCGACGCCCGCGTCCTGGGCCTGGCCCACTACGCCGCCCGCGGCGTCCTGGAGCACGTCCTGGCCCGGCACGGCACCACGTTTCAGCAGCAGGTCGCCCTGCGCGCCGCCGTCACCGCCGACGCTCCGCAGACGCCGGACGATCTCGTCACCCAGGTCCGGGGCTCCCTCAAGGCCGATCCGGCCGACATCCGTGCCACTCTCGACGAGCTGCTGGCCAAGCAGATGCTCGTTGCGGACGGCGCGCACCTTCGCCCCACGGATGCAGGGCGCGAACTGATCGCCGCCGTCGGCGCGGAGACCGCCCCCATCAGTGCCCGCATCTGGGGCGGGATACCCGCCGAGGACCTGGCCGCCGCCGGCCGTGTCCTCTCCCTGGTCACCGAGCGCGCCAACGCGGAGCTTGCTGCGCTGACCGCCTGA
- a CDS encoding MarR family winged helix-turn-helix transcriptional regulator: MSKGSPGPTPGFLVWRLANKWRVAVDRAVAPLGLTHAQYSLVASLHGMQRAGERPSQRRLADHTGLEALYVSKLARALESADLIARTRDPRDPRAVQLALTEQGQVVTRQAIAVVQELLQQLLEPLGGLDAPRAHAFTNELTTLLDAPLAPSAPNDESTQGTTP; this comes from the coding sequence ATGAGTAAGGGTTCACCGGGCCCCACGCCCGGCTTCCTGGTATGGCGGCTCGCCAACAAGTGGCGCGTCGCGGTCGACCGAGCGGTAGCTCCGCTGGGCCTCACCCACGCGCAGTACTCACTGGTCGCGTCGCTGCACGGCATGCAGCGCGCCGGCGAGCGGCCCAGCCAGCGCCGACTCGCCGACCACACCGGCCTGGAGGCGCTGTACGTGTCGAAGCTGGCGCGCGCCCTGGAGTCGGCCGACCTGATCGCGCGCACCCGGGATCCCCGCGACCCGCGCGCCGTACAGCTCGCCCTCACCGAGCAGGGTCAGGTCGTCACGCGGCAGGCCATCGCGGTGGTCCAGGAACTGCTTCAGCAGTTGCTGGAGCCACTCGGTGGCCTCGACGCCCCGCGGGCGCACGCGTTCACCAACGAGCTGACGACCCTGCTTGACGCACCTCTCGCTCCATCCGCACCGAACGACGAGAGCACTCAGGGGACAACACCATGA
- a CDS encoding SMI1/KNR4 family protein: MLADHQEHDVVVTAVAPVGAAVHADGHDGFIDRTKHRSWWSDTPHAAVGDRMRAVVLDASRTPPRFSALPSDIQTARSLRHTEPLVRLCPPTGGGRTVKWSAVEEALGIALPADYKRLVQMYGGGLFAGVLRLLEPGCPDAMYDLVAQTAEREEILAELWEAGEDKPSELHEGNARLVPWGYEEGAGHFLYWLVRPGIEPEEWTVILNEGRGPLWEAYPVSCSQFLLDVVAGATTSFYFTDLDDILDLDDRTRFAPNSQILSQ, encoded by the coding sequence ATGCTTGCCGATCATCAGGAGCACGACGTAGTTGTCACGGCCGTGGCTCCGGTGGGGGCCGCCGTCCACGCGGACGGGCACGACGGCTTCATCGACCGGACCAAACACCGCTCATGGTGGTCGGACACGCCCCACGCCGCGGTCGGCGACCGGATGCGCGCGGTGGTACTGGACGCCTCCAGGACTCCGCCACGGTTCAGCGCCCTGCCGAGCGATATACAGACCGCTCGGAGTCTGCGTCATACCGAACCGCTGGTGCGCCTCTGTCCGCCGACTGGCGGCGGCCGAACCGTGAAGTGGTCCGCCGTGGAGGAGGCGTTGGGCATCGCCCTGCCGGCTGACTACAAGCGGCTCGTTCAAATGTACGGTGGAGGGCTCTTTGCGGGGGTGCTCCGGCTGCTGGAACCGGGCTGCCCGGATGCGATGTACGACCTGGTCGCCCAGACCGCGGAACGCGAGGAGATCCTCGCCGAACTCTGGGAAGCGGGCGAGGATAAGCCGTCGGAACTCCATGAGGGCAACGCGAGGCTGGTGCCCTGGGGGTACGAGGAAGGTGCGGGACACTTCCTCTACTGGCTGGTCCGGCCCGGTATCGAGCCGGAGGAATGGACCGTCATCCTCAATGAGGGACGCGGCCCTCTCTGGGAGGCCTATCCGGTGTCGTGCAGTCAGTTCCTCCTCGATGTGGTGGCCGGCGCGACGACGTCGTTCTACTTCACCGACCTCGACGACATCCTTGACCTGGACGACAGGACTCGTTTCGCACCCAACTCGCAGATCCTCAGCCAGTAA